A genome region from Rhodohalobacter sp. SW132 includes the following:
- a CDS encoding Fic family protein: protein MSSLKSYISHLTSTLYPASEANLIEYTIPDKPKSKHQKYRLTEKGKDFKKEPETHVDYD, encoded by the coding sequence TTGAGCAGCCTCAAATCTTATATCTCTCATCTCACATCTACACTGTACCCGGCATCTGAAGCGAATTTGATTGAATACACCATCCCGGATAAACCCAAAAGCAAACATCAAAAATACCGGCTAACAGAAAAGGGAAAAGATTTTAAAAAAGAGCCTGAAACTCACGTTGATTATGATTGA